In Bacillota bacterium, a single genomic region encodes these proteins:
- a CDS encoding V-type ATP synthase subunit B, whose translation MLKEYLTVSEVVGPLMMVEQVRDVKYGELVEIEIASGETRRGRVLEASGSRALVQLFEGSAGLNLAKARVRFLGRGIELAVAPEMLGRVFDGFGRPRDGGPPVIPEKRLDINGSPINPYARNYPSEFIQTGVSAIDGMNTLVRGQKLPIFSGSGLPHAALAAQIARQARVLGTDEKFSVVFGAMGITFEEADYFIRDFRRTGAIERAVLFLNLANDPAIERISTPRMALTAAEYLAYERDMHVLVILTDMTNYCEALREVSAARKEVPGRRGYPGYLYTDLATIYERAGRIKGRNGSITQIPILTMPEDDKTHPIVDLTGYITEGQIFLSRELHRKGIYPPIDVLPSLSRLKDKGIGKGKTREDHADTMNQLYAAYARGKEAKELAVILGEAALSDVDKQFSRFADEFEARYVRQGAEENRAIEQTLGIGWELLAMLPTRELKRVREEYIQKYMPKARTA comes from the coding sequence TTGCTTAAAGAGTACCTTACGGTCTCCGAAGTCGTCGGGCCGCTGATGATGGTGGAGCAGGTTCGGGACGTGAAATACGGAGAGCTCGTTGAGATAGAGATCGCTTCAGGCGAGACCCGGCGGGGGAGAGTGCTCGAGGCGTCCGGGTCGAGGGCGCTCGTGCAGCTCTTCGAGGGGTCGGCCGGGCTCAACCTCGCCAAGGCCAGGGTCAGGTTCCTCGGAAGGGGCATCGAGCTGGCGGTGGCCCCGGAGATGCTTGGACGGGTTTTCGACGGGTTTGGTCGCCCGCGTGATGGGGGGCCGCCTGTGATCCCCGAGAAGAGACTCGACATAAACGGGAGTCCCATAAACCCTTATGCCCGGAACTACCCATCGGAGTTCATTCAGACTGGAGTCTCCGCGATCGACGGCATGAACACCCTGGTGCGTGGGCAGAAGCTTCCCATCTTCTCCGGGTCTGGCCTTCCGCACGCCGCGCTCGCGGCGCAGATCGCGAGGCAGGCCCGGGTGCTGGGAACCGATGAGAAGTTCTCCGTGGTGTTCGGCGCCATGGGCATAACGTTCGAGGAGGCGGACTACTTCATCAGAGACTTCAGGCGCACTGGAGCCATAGAGCGGGCGGTCCTCTTCCTGAACCTTGCCAACGATCCGGCCATAGAGCGGATATCCACGCCCAGAATGGCGCTCACGGCCGCGGAGTACCTCGCGTACGAGAGGGATATGCACGTGCTCGTCATTCTCACGGACATGACGAATTACTGCGAGGCCCTGCGCGAAGTGTCCGCGGCACGCAAGGAGGTCCCGGGACGGCGCGGGTATCCCGGGTACCTTTACACCGACCTTGCCACCATCTACGAGAGGGCCGGAAGGATCAAGGGACGGAACGGCTCCATCACCCAGATTCCCATCCTGACCATGCCCGAGGATGACAAGACCCATCCCATCGTGGATCTCACCGGCTACATCACGGAAGGGCAGATATTCCTGTCGCGGGAACTCCATCGGAAGGGGATATATCCGCCCATCGACGTCCTGCCCTCCCTGTCCAGACTGAAAGACAAGGGGATAGGCAAGGGCAAGACGCGGGAGGACCACGCAGATACGATGAACCAGCTCTACGCGGCGTACGCGCGAGGCAAGGAAGCCAAGGAACTCGCGGTGATCCTGGGAGAGGCCGCCCTATCTGACGTGGATAAGCAGTTCTCCAGGTTTGCCGACGAGTTCGAAGCGCGCTACGTGAGGCAAGGCGCCGAGGAGAACCGCGCGATCGAACAGACTCTCGGCATAGGCTGGGAGCTTCTGGCGATGCTTCCCACGAGGGAGCTCAAGAGGGTCAGGGAGGAGTACATCCAGAAATACATGCCGAAGGCTCGGACAGCATAG
- a CDS encoding V-type ATP synthase subunit D produces MEVRVSPTRMQLLRLKKRLAMAERGHKLLKDKRDELMKKFLDLIRQEQVLRGRVEEGLERVLPAFVRARAAMSGEALEEAFMVPKVSCGVDVSTATIMNVKVPEFTWRGEEVRDVYPYGFGGTSASLDDAVAGLAELLPKLAELAEAERAIELLADEIEKTRRRVNALEYVLIPNLRNAAKYITMKLDEMERGNLTRLMKVKDMVRAK; encoded by the coding sequence ATGGAGGTCAGGGTAAGCCCGACCCGCATGCAGCTTCTGAGGCTCAAGAAGCGCCTTGCCATGGCGGAGCGTGGGCACAAGCTGCTGAAGGACAAGCGCGATGAACTCATGAAGAAGTTCCTGGATCTCATCAGGCAGGAACAGGTGTTGCGCGGACGCGTTGAGGAGGGCCTCGAGAGAGTTCTACCTGCCTTTGTCAGAGCCCGCGCCGCCATGTCAGGAGAAGCTCTCGAAGAGGCCTTCATGGTGCCGAAGGTGTCATGCGGCGTCGACGTGTCCACCGCGACGATCATGAACGTCAAGGTGCCCGAGTTCACTTGGCGTGGTGAAGAGGTGCGGGACGTATACCCCTACGGGTTCGGCGGGACGAGCGCGTCTCTGGACGACGCTGTCGCCGGTCTCGCGGAGCTGCTGCCCAAGTTGGCGGAGCTCGCCGAGGCGGAGAGGGCCATCGAGCTCCTGGCCGACGAGATCGAAAAGACACGGCGTCGTGTGAACGCACTTGAGTACGTCCTCATACCTAACCTAAGGAACGCAGCCAAGTACATCACAATGAAGCTCGACGAGATGGAGCGCGGAAACCTCACCCGTCTCATGAAGGTGAAGGACATGGTCCGCGCGAAATAG
- a CDS encoding ABC transporter permease yields MGGTSSASANTNTPASPAARPVARERRAREEAGKSLWYYAWLRLKRNKSAMFGLSLVLLVVLCAVFAPWIAPYDPIEQLMWTEGASAQLAPPSAKHWFGTDLYGRDVFSRVVYGTRISLRLAVAATIISVAIGTTLGALAGYYGGFVDDVVSWLINVIFAFPFLLFVITVVAYLPPSDTLVYTVIGAISWIQIGRIVRGQVMAIKETEFVQAAIASGASDARVIFRHILPNVIAPVIVSATLGMGGIVMLEAGLTFLGFGTQPPTPSWGYEISRGQEYLLAGKWWWSMFPGIAICLTVLGFNLFGDGLRDALDPRLKQ; encoded by the coding sequence ATGGGAGGAACGAGCTCCGCTTCGGCGAACACGAACACCCCCGCATCGCCCGCGGCACGGCCCGTGGCCCGCGAACGACGGGCCCGCGAAGAGGCCGGAAAGAGCCTCTGGTATTACGCCTGGCTGCGCCTGAAGAGGAACAAGTCCGCGATGTTCGGCTTGTCTCTGGTGCTCCTCGTGGTACTCTGCGCGGTCTTCGCACCGTGGATCGCCCCCTACGATCCTATCGAGCAGCTCATGTGGACGGAAGGAGCTTCCGCGCAGCTCGCGCCCCCGAGTGCCAAACACTGGTTCGGGACGGACTTGTACGGAAGGGACGTGTTCTCTAGGGTAGTGTACGGCACCAGAATATCGCTCAGACTGGCCGTGGCGGCCACGATAATCTCGGTGGCGATCGGCACTACGCTCGGCGCTCTCGCTGGCTACTACGGTGGGTTCGTGGACGATGTCGTGTCGTGGCTCATAAACGTCATCTTCGCCTTCCCGTTCCTGCTGTTCGTTATAACTGTAGTCGCGTACCTGCCGCCCAGCGACACACTGGTGTACACCGTGATTGGAGCCATCTCCTGGATACAGATAGGGAGGATCGTGAGGGGCCAGGTGATGGCCATAAAGGAAACCGAGTTCGTTCAGGCCGCGATAGCCTCCGGTGCCAGCGATGCCAGGGTGATCTTCAGGCATATCCTGCCCAACGTCATCGCCCCTGTCATCGTGTCTGCAACCCTCGGCATGGGCGGCATTGTGATGCTCGAGGCGGGCCTCACCTTCCTCGGGTTTGGCACGCAGCCCCCCACTCCGAGCTGGGGTTACGAGATATCGCGCGGTCAGGAGTACCTGCTAGCGGGCAAGTGGTGGTGGTCGATGTTCCCAGGTATTGCCATCTGCCTTACCGTGCTCGGGTTCAACCTGTTCGGCGACGGGCTGCGTGATGCTCTGGATCCGAGGCTCAAGCAGTGA
- a CDS encoding ABC transporter permease produces the protein MGKYVIRRLIAAIPVLVGVILVVFILSTIVPGDPARILSGQRGDPETIERIRREMGLDKPWYIQMLKFYKDAVTLDLGRSYRNNMRVTQAIAERIPASAKLAGAALLVAVPLGIVLGIVSAVKQYSIWDYASMVIALLGVSMPVFFVGLLGIVVFCVTLKWLPGTGYGGIRYLILPALALGLRPAALIARITRSSMLEVIRQDYVRTARSKGLPERKVVWKHAFRNAMIPVVTVIGVDTANLLSGAVLTETIFCWPGIGRMAVEAVVNRDFPILRGEVLFMAVIFVAVNIIVDLSYALFDPRIRYE, from the coding sequence GTGGGAAAGTACGTGATTCGAAGGCTCATCGCGGCGATTCCCGTGCTCGTTGGAGTGATCCTCGTCGTGTTCATCCTGAGCACTATCGTACCGGGCGATCCCGCGAGGATTCTGTCGGGGCAAAGGGGGGATCCCGAGACGATCGAGAGGATCAGGCGGGAGATGGGCCTCGACAAGCCGTGGTACATCCAGATGCTCAAGTTCTACAAAGACGCCGTCACCCTCGACCTGGGACGGTCGTACCGAAACAACATGAGGGTCACTCAGGCTATAGCGGAGAGGATACCCGCTTCCGCTAAGCTGGCGGGGGCGGCTTTGTTGGTCGCGGTCCCCTTGGGGATCGTTCTCGGAATAGTGTCAGCTGTAAAGCAGTACTCCATCTGGGACTACGCGAGCATGGTCATCGCACTGCTCGGGGTATCGATGCCGGTCTTCTTCGTCGGCCTCCTAGGGATAGTGGTGTTCTGTGTTACCCTGAAGTGGCTCCCCGGCACGGGTTACGGTGGAATCCGCTATCTCATCCTTCCCGCGTTGGCGCTGGGCCTGCGACCCGCGGCCCTCATCGCCCGGATAACGCGGTCTAGCATGCTCGAGGTCATACGCCAGGACTACGTCAGGACAGCGCGATCCAAAGGACTTCCCGAAAGGAAGGTCGTCTGGAAACATGCCTTCCGAAACGCGATGATCCCCGTGGTGACCGTCATAGGTGTGGACACAGCGAACCTGCTGAGCGGCGCGGTGCTCACCGAAACCATATTCTGTTGGCCGGGCATCGGGCGCATGGCCGTGGAGGCGGTGGTGAACAGAGACTTCCCCATCCTCCGCGGAGAGGTGCTCTTCATGGCGGTCATTTTCGTGGCGGTCAACATCATCGTTGACCTATCCTACGCGCTGTTCGACCCCAGAATTCGGTACGAGTAG
- a CDS encoding ABC transporter substrate-binding protein, whose product MFRRGRVVTILLLVAVLVLGVTALAGGQEQKPKYGGIWKDALNADPPDLDPVMATDTTSAEVGYQIFETLVAIDPDGEIVPLLAESWKASPDGKTFTFKLRKGVHFHKTTEGGKPTANGGREVTADDWVWTFNYICDPKTNSPRAYFIDMVKGYKEFREGKASSISGIKALDKYTLQIETTYAFAPFVAVLSYNTFVVLPKEDVLKWGKDWNFHVVGTGPFKFESWRHDDKLVLSRNENYWMKDKWGNRLPYLDGIEFRIITDFTIEWTEYKLGNLYASHVDDPYYPEASKGLKVINGVKTAVNELGTYLERPQLGTYYYGMNQTLPPFKDNKYLRQAFNYAINRQALIDFVLNGRAMPAKGVLPPGMFAYNENLKGYNYDPKMAKNLLAKAGYPKGLQVTLQYNTSQGHKRIAEALQAQFGQVGIKIDLKNVDWGAHLDTAGTQGTVPFFRMGWVVDYPDPDNFLYVLLNSDNFGDPGNYTRYHNPLFDDLTKQARLATDQEVRRKLYQKAEQIVVEDAPWVFIYHYTSHNMLKPFVRGYRLPSFGQYCNKFTEVWLDL is encoded by the coding sequence ATGTTCCGTAGAGGCCGCGTAGTAACCATACTGTTGCTGGTGGCTGTCCTCGTGTTGGGCGTGACGGCCCTGGCCGGCGGACAGGAGCAGAAGCCTAAGTACGGCGGCATCTGGAAGGACGCCCTCAACGCAGATCCCCCCGATCTCGATCCGGTCATGGCAACCGACACGACCTCAGCTGAGGTGGGGTACCAAATCTTCGAGACCCTTGTGGCCATCGACCCTGACGGAGAGATAGTGCCGCTCCTCGCTGAGTCCTGGAAGGCCTCTCCAGACGGCAAGACCTTCACGTTCAAGTTGCGCAAGGGTGTCCACTTCCACAAGACCACCGAGGGCGGCAAGCCCACCGCCAACGGAGGCCGGGAAGTCACCGCGGACGACTGGGTATGGACGTTCAACTACATATGCGACCCGAAGACCAACTCACCGAGAGCGTACTTCATAGACATGGTCAAGGGTTACAAGGAATTCCGCGAGGGCAAGGCCAGCTCCATCTCGGGCATCAAGGCCCTCGACAAGTACACGCTTCAGATTGAGACCACATACGCGTTCGCCCCGTTCGTAGCGGTTCTGAGCTACAACACCTTCGTCGTCCTTCCCAAGGAAGACGTGCTGAAGTGGGGCAAGGACTGGAACTTCCACGTCGTCGGCACGGGGCCGTTCAAGTTCGAGTCCTGGAGGCACGACGACAAGCTCGTGTTGTCCCGCAACGAGAATTACTGGATGAAGGACAAGTGGGGCAATAGACTTCCCTATCTCGACGGCATCGAGTTCAGGATCATCACCGACTTCACCATAGAGTGGACAGAGTACAAACTGGGCAATCTCTATGCCTCCCACGTGGATGACCCGTACTACCCCGAGGCGTCCAAAGGCCTCAAGGTCATCAACGGCGTGAAGACCGCCGTGAACGAGCTGGGCACATACCTCGAAAGGCCACAGCTCGGCACGTACTACTACGGCATGAACCAGACCCTTCCTCCGTTCAAGGACAACAAGTACTTGCGGCAGGCGTTCAACTACGCTATCAATAGACAGGCGCTCATCGACTTCGTCCTCAACGGCCGGGCGATGCCCGCCAAGGGCGTGCTCCCGCCGGGCATGTTCGCTTACAACGAGAACCTGAAGGGCTACAATTACGATCCGAAGATGGCCAAGAACCTGCTTGCGAAGGCCGGTTATCCGAAGGGACTGCAAGTGACGCTCCAGTACAACACCAGCCAGGGCCACAAGAGGATAGCCGAAGCCCTGCAGGCTCAGTTCGGACAGGTCGGCATCAAGATCGACCTCAAGAACGTTGACTGGGGTGCGCACCTCGATACGGCCGGCACCCAGGGTACGGTGCCCTTCTTCCGCATGGGTTGGGTTGTTGACTATCCCGACCCGGACAACTTCCTCTACGTGCTCCTCAACTCCGACAACTTCGGAGACCCGGGCAACTACACAAGGTATCACAACCCGCTCTTCGACGACCTGACGAAACAGGCCAGGTTGGCGACGGATCAGGAGGTCAGGAGGAAGCTGTACCAGAAGGCCGAGCAGATCGTGGTCGAAGACGCGCCGTGGGTGTTCATCTACCACTATACCAGCCACAACATGCTGAAGCCCTTCGTCCGCGGCTACAGGCTGCCGTCCTTCGGCCAGTACTGCAACAAGTTCACGGAGGTCTGGCTCGACCTGTAA
- a CDS encoding insulinase family protein, which translates to MTVETLDNGLRVTTEEMGHMRSAAVTIWIGAGARYEEARVNGVSHFIEHMLFKGTAKRDSNLKISAAIEGVGGTINGFTNKETTCFLVKVPSESFGLGLDVLADMVLHSRFDPEALERERGVVIEEIKMVRDRPDSWVHILLEEMVWPDQPLGRSVAGTEDVISAMSREQVLEYFEAQYRPGNMVVSVAGKVSAKDVRDAVEASFGARTGGKPGGLVPARPAPKGPVARVERRDTKQANLALGLPGYERLHPRRYVLEILNVILGWGMSSRLFQEVRVKRSLAYSVGSQYSAYLDTGIVRVYAGVDPSKGATAVSVILEQLARMRDEAIADEELRKAKDFYKGALALRLEDTLNLALRNGEHMVLTGQIVPVDEVLAKVDAVTAQDIAEVASDLFKKENICLAAVGPFEKEDDMAAALKSSVL; encoded by the coding sequence GTGACAGTCGAAACCCTAGACAACGGCCTTCGCGTGACGACTGAGGAAATGGGCCACATGAGATCCGCCGCAGTGACGATCTGGATCGGCGCTGGGGCCCGGTACGAAGAAGCCCGCGTAAACGGGGTGTCCCATTTCATAGAGCACATGCTTTTCAAGGGGACTGCGAAGCGGGACAGCAATCTCAAGATCTCTGCGGCCATCGAGGGCGTGGGAGGAACGATAAACGGTTTCACCAACAAGGAGACCACGTGTTTCCTGGTGAAAGTGCCCTCGGAGAGCTTCGGGCTCGGCCTCGATGTCCTCGCGGACATGGTCCTTCACTCGCGCTTCGACCCTGAAGCCTTGGAGCGAGAACGCGGCGTGGTCATCGAGGAGATCAAGATGGTTAGGGACAGGCCTGACTCGTGGGTCCACATCCTTCTAGAGGAGATGGTCTGGCCCGACCAGCCGCTTGGCAGGAGCGTGGCGGGCACCGAGGACGTCATCAGCGCGATGAGCCGTGAACAGGTGCTGGAATACTTCGAAGCCCAGTACCGACCGGGGAACATGGTTGTCTCGGTCGCGGGAAAGGTGAGCGCGAAGGACGTACGAGATGCGGTGGAGGCAAGTTTCGGGGCTCGAACGGGTGGAAAGCCAGGCGGCTTGGTCCCTGCACGGCCGGCCCCAAAGGGGCCTGTCGCGAGGGTCGAGCGGCGCGACACGAAACAGGCCAACCTCGCGCTCGGTCTTCCCGGGTACGAGAGATTGCACCCTCGGCGCTACGTGTTGGAGATCCTCAACGTGATCCTCGGATGGGGGATGAGTTCGAGGCTGTTTCAGGAGGTGAGGGTGAAGAGGAGTCTCGCGTACTCGGTGGGGTCTCAGTACTCCGCTTACCTCGACACCGGGATCGTCAGGGTGTATGCGGGTGTCGACCCATCGAAGGGCGCCACGGCGGTGAGCGTGATCCTTGAACAGCTTGCCCGGATGCGTGACGAGGCCATCGCCGATGAGGAGCTTCGCAAGGCCAAAGACTTCTACAAGGGAGCGCTTGCACTCCGGCTGGAGGACACCCTCAACCTGGCTCTCAGAAACGGAGAACACATGGTGCTCACGGGACAGATCGTTCCCGTCGACGAGGTGCTCGCAAAGGTAGACGCGGTGACGGCCCAAGACATCGCCGAGGTCGCGTCCGACCTGTTCAAGAAGGAGAACATTTGTCTTGCCGCGGTTGGACCCTTCGAAAAGGAGGATGACATGGCTGCTGCGCTCAAGTCGTCTGTGCTATAA
- the argS gene encoding arginine--tRNA ligase yields the protein MHNVAEDVRREIRAAVARAIASSELGAEVGRVQDHEVPVEMARDKSHGDFATTIAMVLAKRLGRPPRQIAEAIAASLRHGLGNTRYIQRVEVAGPGFMNFSLSRLWLEDTVRAVLAAGAAFGKSDVGRGRKVQLEFVSANPTGPMNVVNARAAAVGATLANILKTVGYDVSTEYYINDAGNQVAVLGESVELRYRQLQGENVDFPERCYQGSYIIDIAREAAAEHGDELSAMTPSERTRFFREFALSRMLESQKASLARFGVDFDVWFSERKLIEAGAQQEVLRILRERGMVYEKDGATWLCSTKFGDDKDRVLVKSDGEYTYLAGDIAYHRNKLDRGFDLVIDIWGPDHHGHVVPTRAGIQALGYAGERLEVLLLQFLSILSGGERVKMSKRAGEFVTMDDLVDEVGRDAVRYFMLMRNIESHLDFDLELAKRQSQENPVYYVQYAHARICSIFRQAKENGFELDMAASADLSRLQEEIELDIARKIAAYPDELVMSAEDRAPNRLAKYALDLAGLFHSFYNSCRVMGDDAGLTSARLALSGAVGIVLRNCLGILGISAPEKM from the coding sequence TTGCACAACGTAGCGGAAGACGTACGACGAGAGATCCGGGCCGCTGTTGCGAGAGCGATAGCGTCGAGCGAGCTCGGGGCCGAAGTGGGGCGGGTCCAAGACCACGAGGTTCCCGTGGAGATGGCCAGGGACAAGTCCCACGGCGACTTCGCAACCACTATTGCAATGGTGCTCGCAAAGCGGCTGGGTCGACCTCCGAGACAGATCGCAGAGGCCATAGCCGCGTCCTTGCGGCATGGCCTCGGCAATACTCGATACATCCAGCGGGTTGAGGTCGCAGGGCCCGGCTTCATGAACTTCTCGTTGTCTCGGCTGTGGCTCGAAGACACCGTCCGCGCCGTGCTCGCGGCGGGAGCCGCCTTCGGGAAGAGCGACGTGGGGCGGGGTAGGAAGGTTCAACTGGAGTTCGTGAGCGCCAACCCCACAGGCCCCATGAACGTGGTGAACGCTCGGGCGGCCGCGGTCGGAGCCACGCTCGCGAATATCCTGAAGACGGTAGGATACGATGTGAGCACCGAGTACTACATCAACGATGCAGGGAATCAAGTGGCGGTGCTCGGAGAATCGGTGGAACTTCGATACAGACAGCTTCAGGGGGAGAACGTCGATTTCCCAGAGCGGTGCTATCAAGGCTCCTACATAATCGACATAGCCCGCGAGGCGGCTGCGGAACACGGCGATGAGTTGAGTGCGATGACTCCGTCCGAGCGGACTCGGTTCTTCCGTGAGTTCGCACTGTCAAGAATGCTCGAGAGCCAGAAAGCGTCGCTCGCGCGCTTTGGGGTGGACTTCGACGTATGGTTCAGCGAGCGGAAGTTGATTGAGGCCGGCGCCCAGCAGGAAGTGCTGAGGATCCTTCGTGAGAGAGGCATGGTCTACGAAAAGGACGGCGCGACCTGGCTTTGCAGCACGAAGTTTGGAGACGACAAGGACAGGGTGCTCGTCAAGAGCGATGGCGAGTACACGTATTTGGCAGGCGACATTGCGTACCACAGGAACAAGCTGGACCGAGGATTCGACCTCGTCATTGACATCTGGGGCCCTGACCATCACGGACATGTCGTCCCGACGAGAGCTGGAATCCAGGCACTCGGGTACGCCGGTGAACGTCTCGAGGTCTTGTTGCTGCAATTCCTCTCGATCCTGTCGGGCGGCGAGCGAGTGAAGATGTCCAAACGCGCCGGGGAGTTCGTGACCATGGACGACCTCGTCGACGAGGTCGGGCGCGATGCGGTGCGGTATTTCATGCTCATGCGCAACATCGAAAGTCATCTCGATTTCGACCTCGAGCTCGCCAAACGTCAGTCACAAGAGAACCCGGTCTATTACGTACAGTACGCTCACGCGCGGATCTGCAGCATTTTCAGGCAGGCGAAGGAGAACGGCTTCGAACTCGATATGGCTGCGAGCGCGGACCTATCACGTCTCCAGGAAGAGATCGAGTTGGATATCGCCCGGAAGATCGCGGCGTACCCGGACGAGCTCGTCATGAGCGCCGAGGACCGCGCCCCGAACAGGCTGGCAAAGTACGCTCTGGACCTTGCAGGATTGTTCCATTCATTCTACAATAGTTGTAGGGTGATGGGTGACGACGCCGGCCTGACATCGGCAAGGCTCGCGCTTTCCGGGGCGGTGGGCATCGTCCTTCGGAACTGCCTCGGCATCCTCGGCATCTCCGCTCCAGAGAAGATGTAG
- a CDS encoding MBL fold metallo-hydrolase → MVEKIVLLGAAIVSAACLLAGAARARAASGGELKVRWFGHACFLITTSSGVRILTDPFDATVGYPLPQVEADVVTSSHDHFDHNNVKVARGNPVVLKGGGRWEKAGGRIYSVASFHDTEGGAKRGPNGIFVVEADGIRLVHMGDIGHDLSKQQLSEIGRVDVLLVPVGGTYTIDAAGAKRLVEATSPKVVIPMHYKTPVVGFPIATVDKFVASFANVTRLDTNEVGFRASSLPESTAVYVLNYE, encoded by the coding sequence GTGGTTGAGAAGATCGTTTTGCTGGGAGCGGCGATTGTCTCGGCAGCATGCCTCTTGGCAGGTGCTGCGAGGGCTCGAGCTGCGTCGGGCGGCGAGCTCAAGGTGAGATGGTTCGGGCACGCGTGTTTCCTCATCACCACGTCGAGTGGCGTGAGGATCCTGACAGACCCCTTCGATGCAACCGTGGGATATCCCTTGCCGCAGGTCGAGGCGGACGTCGTGACCTCGAGCCACGACCACTTCGATCACAACAACGTAAAGGTCGCCCGAGGGAATCCGGTCGTTCTGAAAGGTGGGGGCAGGTGGGAGAAGGCTGGCGGCAGGATCTACTCCGTGGCGAGCTTCCATGACACCGAGGGAGGAGCGAAACGCGGGCCAAACGGGATATTCGTGGTGGAAGCGGACGGCATCAGGCTGGTGCACATGGGCGACATCGGCCACGACCTGTCGAAGCAGCAATTGAGCGAGATCGGGAGGGTGGACGTCCTTCTGGTGCCCGTGGGTGGCACGTACACCATCGATGCCGCGGGCGCCAAACGGCTGGTGGAGGCGACGTCGCCCAAGGTGGTCATACCCATGCACTACAAGACGCCTGTTGTGGGCTTTCCCATCGCGACCGTAGACAAATTCGTGGCGAGCTTCGCGAACGTGACCAGGCTGGATACGAACGAGGTAGGGTTCAGGGCGAGCTCGCTGCCTGAGAGCACTGCGGTATACGTGCTCAACTACGAATAG